The Flaviramulus sp. BrNp1-15 genome has a window encoding:
- a CDS encoding glycosyl hydrolase family 17 protein, which translates to MKTTNYIPQILILLTIMASMGCVNKSKKVTETVTEEKNITAADILGNPEYLAISYGGYRQKSRDIQPTIPELKEDMKILSAMGIKILRTYNVQLKHASNVLEAIKQLKQEDATFEMYMMLGAWIDCKNAWTDQTPDHNIESDQNADEIERAVVLANKYPDIVKIIAVGNEAMVKWATSYFVQPNVILKWVNHLQDLKKSGKLPKDLWITSSDDFSSWGGGDSQYHTPDLEKLVKAVDYISMHTYAYHNSHYNPEFWKVPENENNLSDIEKIDAAMLRAKQFAIKQYDSVSNYIKSLGANKPIHIGETGWATISNGHYGAKGSRATDEYKQGLYYKHIRDWTNKAGISCFYFEAFDEQWKDSHNAQGSENHFGLINLKSEAKYPLWDMVDSGVFKGLTRDGKPITKTYQGDKNTLMEDVMVPNTDYQR; encoded by the coding sequence ATGAAAACCACAAATTACATACCCCAAATACTCATTTTATTAACCATTATGGCAAGTATGGGGTGTGTAAATAAGTCGAAAAAAGTAACAGAAACAGTGACTGAAGAAAAAAACATAACAGCGGCAGATATTTTAGGCAATCCAGAATATTTAGCTATTTCTTATGGAGGATACAGACAAAAGTCTAGAGATATTCAACCAACCATACCAGAGCTTAAAGAAGACATGAAAATTCTTTCTGCTATGGGCATAAAAATATTAAGAACGTATAACGTGCAACTTAAACACGCTTCAAATGTTTTAGAAGCTATTAAGCAATTAAAACAAGAAGATGCAACCTTTGAAATGTATATGATGCTAGGTGCATGGATTGATTGTAAAAATGCATGGACAGACCAAACACCAGACCATAACATAGAAAGTGATCAAAATGCTGATGAAATTGAACGTGCAGTAGTTTTAGCCAACAAATATCCAGACATTGTTAAAATTATAGCGGTTGGTAATGAAGCCATGGTAAAATGGGCTACAAGTTATTTTGTTCAACCTAATGTTATTTTAAAATGGGTAAATCATTTACAAGATTTAAAAAAGTCTGGAAAATTGCCCAAAGATTTATGGATAACAAGTTCTGATGATTTTTCGTCTTGGGGAGGCGGCGATTCACAGTATCACACACCTGATTTAGAAAAATTAGTCAAAGCGGTAGATTATATCTCAATGCATACCTATGCATATCATAATTCGCATTACAACCCTGAATTTTGGAAGGTACCAGAAAATGAAAACAACCTTTCGGATATTGAAAAAATTGATGCTGCCATGTTACGCGCCAAACAATTCGCCATAAAACAATATGACAGCGTTTCAAACTACATAAAAAGTTTAGGGGCAAATAAACCAATTCATATAGGAGAAACAGGTTGGGCAACCATTTCTAATGGGCATTATGGTGCAAAAGGCTCCAGAGCTACAGATGAATATAAACAAGGGCTTTACTACAAACACATACGAGATTGGACTAATAAAGCAGGTATTTCATGTTTTTATTTTGAAGCATTTGATGAACAATGGAAAGACTCACATAACGCACAGGGTTCTGAAAATCATTTTGGGTTAATCAACCTAAAATCTGAAGCAAAATATCCTCTTTGGGATATGGTTGATAGTGGTGTTTTTAAAGGTTTAACAAGAGATGGAAAGCCAATTACCAAAACGTATCAAGGAGATAAAAATACCTTAATGGAAGATGTTATGGTACCCAATACCGATTATCAGAGATAG